In Nocardia yunnanensis, one DNA window encodes the following:
- a CDS encoding NADH-quinone oxidoreductase subunit G, translating into MTAIANSSTSGGVAPADLVTVTIDGTTVSVPPGTLVIRAAELIGTQIPRFCDHPLLDPVGACRQCLVDIEGQRKPVASCTQTVAEGMVIHTQLSSPVAAKAQEGVMELLLINHPLDCPVCDKGGECPLQNQAMSNGRAESRFDGEKRTYPKPIPLSSAILLDRERCVLCARCTRFSQQVAGDPFIELMDRGALQQVGIAAGEPMDSYFSGNTVQICPVGALTGSTYRFRARPFDLVSSPAVCEHCASGCAQRTDHRRGKVMRRLAGDDPQVNEEWNCDKGRFAFAYATEPDRLTTPLVRNWKDGTLQPASWSEAITVAARGLASARGKAGVLLGGRVTMEDAYAYSKFARVALNTNDIDFRSREHSGEEAEFLAARIAGRGVTVDYAALERAPFVLLVGFEAEEESPIVYLRLRKAARRNGTPIYSLAPYVTRGLQRMSGTLLLTAPGAEPHVLESIRTGQTDETTAGYTRLGEVAQLLREPGAIILAGERLGGIPGGLSAAARLSDETGAALAWIPRRAGERGALEAGALPNLLPGGRPLTDPGARHQVQAAWGITELPTVPGRDLSGIVAAAPSLGALLIGGVEVGDMPDPHAALRAIDAAGFVVSMELRRSDISDRADVVFPVASAMEKTGTFLTWEGRHRQFDAALRDSTVRRQAAPMPEYRVLDAIAQEMGIRLGLPDAASARAELADLGAWDGPAAATPVQPPRPLAQPNPGTAVLASWRMLIDRGRLQDGEPNLAGTARTPVVRLSAHTAAEIGVTTGDPVTVGNDHGHITLPLVVTEMPDRVVWLPMNSPGSDVLVQLGTTPGHIVRIRREDHL; encoded by the coding sequence ATGACCGCCATCGCTAACTCCAGTACCAGCGGCGGGGTGGCACCCGCTGACCTGGTGACCGTAACCATCGACGGCACAACGGTCTCCGTCCCGCCGGGGACGCTGGTGATCCGGGCCGCCGAACTCATCGGCACCCAGATCCCACGTTTCTGCGACCATCCGCTGCTGGATCCGGTCGGTGCCTGCCGGCAGTGCCTGGTCGATATCGAGGGCCAGCGCAAGCCCGTCGCGTCGTGCACGCAGACCGTGGCCGAGGGCATGGTGATTCACACGCAGCTGTCCTCTCCGGTCGCCGCCAAGGCGCAGGAGGGGGTGATGGAGCTGCTGCTCATCAATCACCCGCTCGACTGCCCGGTGTGCGACAAGGGCGGCGAGTGCCCGCTGCAGAACCAGGCCATGTCCAACGGCCGCGCCGAATCCCGCTTCGACGGGGAGAAGCGCACCTACCCGAAGCCGATTCCGCTGTCCTCGGCGATCCTGCTGGATCGGGAACGCTGTGTGCTGTGCGCGCGCTGCACCCGGTTCTCGCAGCAGGTGGCCGGTGACCCGTTCATCGAACTGATGGATCGCGGTGCGCTGCAACAGGTCGGCATCGCCGCCGGGGAGCCGATGGACTCCTACTTCTCCGGCAACACCGTGCAGATCTGCCCGGTGGGCGCGCTCACCGGCTCCACCTACCGTTTCCGTGCCCGGCCCTTCGATCTGGTGTCCAGCCCGGCGGTGTGCGAGCACTGCGCGTCGGGCTGCGCCCAGCGCACCGACCATCGCCGCGGCAAGGTGATGCGCCGGCTGGCCGGTGACGATCCGCAGGTCAACGAGGAATGGAACTGCGACAAGGGCCGTTTCGCGTTCGCCTACGCCACCGAACCCGACCGGCTCACCACGCCATTGGTGCGCAACTGGAAGGACGGGACCTTGCAGCCCGCCTCCTGGTCGGAGGCGATCACCGTCGCCGCACGCGGGCTGGCGTCCGCGCGCGGCAAGGCGGGGGTGCTGCTGGGTGGCCGCGTCACCATGGAGGACGCGTACGCGTACTCGAAGTTCGCGCGAGTCGCGTTGAACACCAACGACATCGACTTCCGATCGCGGGAGCACTCCGGTGAGGAGGCCGAATTCCTGGCCGCCCGCATCGCGGGGCGCGGCGTCACGGTCGACTACGCGGCACTCGAACGCGCGCCGTTCGTCCTGCTGGTCGGGTTCGAGGCGGAAGAGGAATCGCCGATCGTGTACCTGCGGCTGCGCAAGGCCGCCCGCCGCAACGGCACCCCGATCTACTCCCTCGCGCCGTATGTGACGCGCGGCCTGCAGCGCATGTCGGGCACTCTCCTGCTCACCGCGCCCGGCGCGGAACCGCATGTGCTGGAATCGATTCGGACCGGCCAGACCGACGAGACCACGGCCGGATACACCCGCCTGGGCGAGGTCGCGCAGCTGCTGCGTGAACCGGGCGCGATCATCCTGGCCGGGGAACGCCTCGGCGGTATCCCCGGCGGGTTGTCGGCCGCCGCGCGACTGTCGGACGAGACCGGCGCGGCTCTGGCGTGGATCCCGCGTCGTGCCGGTGAGCGCGGCGCACTGGAGGCCGGTGCCCTGCCCAACCTGCTGCCGGGCGGTCGTCCCCTCACGGATCCTGGTGCACGCCACCAGGTTCAGGCCGCGTGGGGCATCACCGAACTCCCGACAGTTCCCGGACGCGACCTGTCCGGCATCGTCGCAGCCGCACCGTCGCTGGGCGCGCTGCTCATCGGTGGCGTCGAGGTCGGCGATATGCCCGATCCGCACGCGGCCCTGCGGGCCATCGACGCCGCCGGGTTCGTGGTGTCGATGGAGCTGCGCCGCAGCGATATCAGCGACCGCGCCGATGTGGTGTTCCCGGTGGCCTCGGCCATGGAGAAGACCGGCACCTTCCTCACCTGGGAAGGCCGCCACCGTCAGTTCGACGCCGCCCTGCGCGACTCCACCGTGCGCCGCCAAGCCGCGCCCATGCCCGAATACCGGGTGCTGGACGCCATCGCCCAGGAGATGGGCATTCGACTCGGCCTGCCCGACGCGGCCAGCGCCCGAGCCGAATTGGCCGACCTCGGGGCGTGGGACGGCCCGGCCGCCGCCACCCCGGTGCAGCCGCCGCGCCCGCTTGCCCAGCCTAATCCCGGTACCGCGGTGCTCGCCTCGTGGCGCATGCTCATCGACCGCGGCCGCCTGCAGGACGGGGAACCGAACCTGGCCGGCACCGCCCGCACCCCCGTGGTGCGGCTGTCCGCGCACACCGCGGCCGAAATCGGTGTCACCACCGGCGATCCGGTGACGGTCGGCAACGACCACGGCCACATCACCCTGCCGCTGGTCGTCACCGAGATGCCCGACCGCGTCGTCTGGCTGCCCATGAACTCGCCGGGCTCCGACGTGCTGGTGCAACTCGGCACCACGCCCGGCCACATCGTCCGCATTCGACGGGAGGACCACCTGTGA
- a CDS encoding RNA-guided endonuclease InsQ/TnpB family protein, with product MEEVVGYSYRLRPGRDAESALFQEWHRCRFLWNEAVHQYKSGRKPTFSTLSKLLTSARARCQWLREGSQVAQQQMLRTFALALDHSFTAKNRRGRPKRKARKTAHPSLEYTKRGSSIRDRRLILAKGLSIPVVWSRELPSEPTSVRVTHDSLGHWYATFIVRRTVEPLPSTGAGIGIDWGVTCTATTTDPAFDLPHLGHRSRCAAELARAQRKMARRRRGKMGPQSRGFQRAAHQVAKLNKRAARQTRHESRVWAKKVVSKHDLIAVEDFRPGFLAKSTMARKAADAAIGAAKNELIDRGMRAGRKVVVVQPAYTTMTCSSCFARAKQQLGLGERTFQCRECGYMSGRDRNAARVVLAVAERGHTRVDDVSQSDHLLRADGAVAV from the coding sequence ATGGAGGAGGTGGTGGGGTACAGCTACCGATTGCGACCGGGGCGCGACGCCGAGTCTGCGTTGTTTCAGGAGTGGCATCGCTGCCGCTTTCTGTGGAATGAGGCTGTCCACCAGTACAAGTCGGGCCGAAAGCCCACCTTCTCCACATTGAGCAAGCTTCTGACCTCCGCTCGCGCACGGTGTCAATGGCTCCGCGAAGGGTCCCAAGTAGCCCAACAGCAGATGCTGCGTACCTTTGCGCTCGCTCTCGACCACTCGTTTACGGCCAAGAACCGCCGAGGGCGCCCTAAACGCAAAGCGCGGAAGACGGCACACCCGTCTTTGGAATACACCAAGCGAGGGTCCAGTATCCGTGACCGACGATTGATACTGGCGAAGGGTCTGAGCATCCCGGTCGTCTGGTCGAGGGAGTTGCCGAGCGAACCTACGAGTGTGCGTGTCACCCATGACTCGCTTGGGCATTGGTATGCCACCTTCATTGTTCGTCGGACTGTTGAACCTCTTCCATCGACTGGCGCCGGAATCGGGATCGACTGGGGCGTCACCTGCACTGCCACCACCACCGATCCGGCGTTTGATCTGCCCCACCTTGGACACCGCAGCCGTTGTGCTGCGGAGCTGGCCCGAGCACAACGAAAGATGGCTCGACGCCGACGCGGCAAGATGGGACCCCAGTCCCGGGGTTTCCAGCGCGCCGCACATCAGGTGGCGAAGTTGAACAAACGAGCAGCCCGGCAGACGCGGCACGAGTCGCGTGTCTGGGCAAAAAAGGTTGTCAGTAAACATGACCTGATTGCCGTGGAGGACTTCCGTCCAGGCTTCTTGGCTAAGTCCACCATGGCCCGAAAAGCCGCGGACGCGGCAATTGGTGCAGCGAAAAATGAACTCATCGATCGTGGCATGCGGGCTGGCCGAAAGGTGGTGGTAGTTCAGCCCGCTTACACGACCATGACGTGTTCGAGTTGTTTTGCGAGAGCCAAGCAGCAACTTGGACTCGGAGAACGAACGTTCCAATGCCGCGAGTGTGGATACATGAGCGGTCGGGATCGAAACGCTGCCAGAGTGGTTCTGGCTGTGGCGGAACGCGGCCACACACGTGTTGATGACGTTAGCCAATCGGATCACCTCCTTCGGGCGGATGGTGCGGTTGCGGTCTGA
- the nuoF gene encoding NADH-quinone oxidoreductase subunit NuoF codes for MTNGHTSQRPALTPVLSKHWADPEGWTLAAYRRQGGYQALPKALRMQPDEVIATVKDSGLRGRGGAGFPTGMKWGFIPQGPGPDGAPVKPHYLVVNADESEPGTCKDIPLMLATPHTLIEGVIIAAYAIRASHAFIYVRGEVVNVLRRLQAAVGQAYAAGYLGTNIQGSGFDLEIVVHAGAGAYICGEETALLDSLEGRRGQPRLRPPFPAVAGLYACPTVVNNVESIASVPSIIANGVEWFRSFGTEKSPGFTLYSLSGHVTRPGQYEAPLGITLRELLTYAGGVRKGHTLKFWTPGGSSTPIFTDEHLDVALDYEGVSAAGSMLGTKALQIFDDTTCVVRAVLRWTEFYAHESCGKCTPCREGTYWLVQLLQRLENGQGHETDLDKLADIADNINGKSFCALGDGAASPIFSSLKYFRDEYAEHIRLGACPFDPARSTFWAEGAR; via the coding sequence GTGACGAACGGCCATACCTCCCAACGGCCTGCTCTGACACCCGTCCTCTCGAAACACTGGGCGGATCCCGAGGGCTGGACCCTGGCGGCCTACCGCCGCCAGGGCGGCTACCAGGCGCTGCCCAAGGCGCTGCGCATGCAGCCCGACGAGGTCATCGCGACCGTCAAGGACTCCGGTCTGCGCGGTCGCGGCGGCGCGGGCTTCCCGACGGGCATGAAATGGGGTTTCATCCCACAGGGTCCCGGGCCCGACGGCGCGCCGGTCAAGCCGCACTACCTGGTGGTCAATGCCGACGAGTCGGAACCCGGGACATGCAAGGACATTCCGCTCATGCTGGCGACGCCGCACACCCTCATCGAGGGGGTCATCATCGCCGCCTACGCCATTCGCGCCTCGCACGCCTTCATCTACGTGCGGGGCGAAGTCGTGAATGTGCTGCGCCGGTTGCAGGCCGCGGTCGGGCAGGCGTACGCCGCGGGCTATCTCGGCACGAACATCCAGGGCTCCGGTTTCGATCTGGAGATCGTGGTGCACGCCGGGGCGGGCGCGTACATCTGCGGTGAGGAGACCGCGCTGCTGGATTCCCTGGAGGGCCGGCGCGGTCAGCCGCGGCTGCGTCCGCCGTTCCCGGCCGTGGCGGGCCTCTACGCCTGCCCGACCGTGGTCAACAATGTGGAATCCATTGCGTCCGTGCCGTCCATCATCGCCAATGGCGTGGAGTGGTTCCGGTCCTTCGGCACCGAGAAATCGCCGGGGTTCACCCTGTACTCGCTGTCGGGTCACGTGACCCGACCGGGTCAGTACGAAGCGCCCCTGGGAATCACGTTGCGGGAGTTGCTGACCTACGCGGGCGGCGTCCGCAAGGGCCACACCTTGAAGTTCTGGACCCCGGGCGGCTCGTCCACCCCGATCTTCACCGACGAGCACCTCGATGTCGCTCTCGACTACGAAGGCGTGTCGGCGGCGGGCTCCATGCTCGGCACCAAGGCGCTGCAGATCTTCGACGACACCACATGTGTCGTGCGCGCAGTACTGCGCTGGACCGAGTTCTACGCGCACGAATCGTGTGGCAAGTGCACGCCGTGCCGAGAGGGCACCTACTGGCTGGTCCAGCTGCTGCAGCGGCTGGAGAACGGCCAGGGCCACGAGACCGATCTGGACAAGCTCGCCGATATCGCCGACAACATCAACGGCAAATCGTTCTGCGCGTTGGGTGACGGTGCGGCCAGCCCGATCTTCTCCTCTCTCAAATACTTCCGCGACGAGTACGCCGAGCACATCCGCCTCGGCGCCTGCCCGTTCGATCCGGCCCGGTCCACCTTCTGGGCTGAAGGAGCGCGTTAA
- the nuoE gene encoding NADH-quinone oxidoreductase subunit NuoE has product MTEILLNLTTRPIPYPEQVRDRLHVEAQEIIERYPHSRSALLPLLHLVQSVEGYVSGTGIEFCAEQLGLTDAEVTAVATFYSMYRRLPTGDYHVGVCTNTLCAVMGGDQILAELKQHLGIKHGETTADGAVTLEHIECNAACDYAPVVMVNWEFFDNQTPESAKGLVDSLRRGEQVTGSRSGIPLCTFRETARILAGYEDQRPGATDGAAGPATLAGLHVAEQDSTGGAQ; this is encoded by the coding sequence ATGACCGAGATCCTGCTCAACCTGACCACGCGGCCCATCCCCTATCCGGAGCAGGTGCGCGACCGGCTGCACGTCGAGGCTCAGGAGATCATCGAGCGCTATCCGCATTCGCGTTCGGCACTGCTTCCCCTTTTGCACCTCGTGCAATCGGTGGAGGGGTACGTCTCGGGCACCGGCATCGAATTCTGCGCCGAGCAGCTGGGATTGACCGACGCCGAGGTCACCGCGGTGGCGACGTTCTATTCGATGTACCGGCGCCTGCCGACCGGTGACTATCACGTCGGCGTCTGCACCAACACCCTGTGTGCGGTGATGGGCGGCGATCAGATCCTCGCGGAACTCAAGCAGCACTTGGGGATCAAGCACGGGGAGACCACCGCCGACGGCGCGGTCACCCTCGAGCACATCGAATGCAACGCCGCCTGCGACTACGCGCCGGTGGTGATGGTCAACTGGGAGTTCTTCGACAACCAGACCCCGGAATCGGCCAAGGGCCTGGTGGATTCGCTGCGCCGCGGCGAACAGGTCACCGGGTCGCGCAGCGGCATCCCGCTGTGCACCTTCCGGGAGACCGCCCGCATTCTGGCCGGTTACGAGGATCAGCGTCCCGGCGCCACCGACGGCGCCGCCGGGCCCGCCACCCTCGCCGGTCTGCATGTCGCCGAACAGGATTCGACCGGAGGCGCTCAGTGA
- the nuoD gene encoding NADH dehydrogenase (quinone) subunit D — MNDIGIFENEPSKSQPATAERPERAVTVVGNDWDEIRNALDGAAEERIVVNMGPQHPSTHGVLRLILEIEGETVTEARCGIGYLHTGIEKNLEYRPWVQGTTFVTRMDYLSPFFNETAYCLGVERLLDITDDIPERANVIRVMLMELNRISSHLVALATGGMELGALTPMLFGFRERELILDVFETITGLRMNHAYIRPGGVAQDLPDDGVQKVRELLDLLPKRLRDMELLLNENPIWKARTRNVGYLDLTGCMALGITGPVLRATGLPHDLRKSQPYCGYENYEFDVQVDTGCDCYGRYLIRVNEMKESVKIVEQCLDKLRPGPVMVEDKKIAWPADLQLGPDGLGNSPAHIGKIMGTSMEALIHHFKLVTEGLRVPPGQVYVAVESPRGELGVHMVSDGGTRPYRVHYRDPSFTNLQAVAAMCEGGLVADVIASVASIDPVMGGVDR, encoded by the coding sequence ATGAACGACATCGGCATCTTTGAAAATGAACCGAGCAAGTCCCAGCCCGCCACCGCGGAACGCCCCGAACGCGCGGTCACCGTGGTCGGCAACGACTGGGACGAGATTCGCAATGCCCTCGACGGGGCCGCCGAGGAACGCATCGTCGTGAACATGGGACCGCAGCACCCCTCCACCCACGGGGTGCTGCGGCTCATTCTCGAAATCGAGGGCGAAACCGTCACCGAGGCCCGCTGCGGCATCGGCTATCTGCACACCGGCATCGAGAAGAACCTCGAATACCGGCCGTGGGTGCAGGGCACGACCTTCGTCACCCGCATGGACTACCTGTCGCCGTTCTTCAACGAGACGGCGTACTGCCTGGGCGTGGAACGGCTGCTCGACATCACCGACGATATTCCCGAGCGCGCCAACGTCATTCGCGTCATGCTCATGGAACTCAACCGCATCTCCTCGCACCTGGTGGCGCTGGCCACCGGCGGCATGGAACTGGGGGCGCTGACCCCGATGCTGTTCGGCTTCCGCGAACGCGAACTGATCCTGGACGTGTTCGAGACCATCACCGGTCTGCGCATGAACCACGCCTACATCCGCCCCGGCGGCGTCGCCCAGGACCTCCCGGACGACGGCGTGCAGAAGGTCCGCGAACTGCTGGACCTGCTGCCCAAACGCCTGCGCGATATGGAACTGCTGCTCAACGAGAACCCCATCTGGAAGGCCCGCACCCGCAATGTCGGCTACCTGGATCTGACCGGCTGCATGGCGCTCGGCATCACCGGACCGGTGCTGCGCGCCACCGGCCTGCCGCACGATCTGCGCAAGTCCCAGCCGTACTGCGGTTACGAGAACTACGAATTCGACGTGCAGGTCGACACCGGCTGCGACTGCTACGGCCGCTACCTCATCCGCGTTAACGAGATGAAGGAATCGGTCAAGATCGTCGAGCAGTGCCTCGACAAGCTGCGGCCGGGCCCGGTCATGGTGGAGGACAAGAAAATTGCATGGCCTGCCGATTTGCAGCTCGGGCCGGACGGGCTCGGCAACTCCCCCGCGCACATCGGCAAGATCATGGGCACCTCCATGGAAGCGCTCATCCACCACTTCAAACTGGTGACCGAGGGCCTGCGGGTGCCGCCCGGCCAGGTATACGTGGCCGTCGAGTCGCCGCGCGGCGAGCTGGGCGTGCACATGGTCAGCGACGGCGGCACCCGGCCGTATCGGGTCCACTACCGCGACCCGTCGTTCACGAATCTGCAAGCGGTGGCGGCCATGTGCGAGGGCGGCCTGGTGGCCGACGTGATCGCCTCGGTCGCCTCCATCGACCCGGTGATGGGTGGTGTCGACCGATGA
- a CDS encoding NADH-quinone oxidoreductase subunit C, translating to MTFDAPAGTESPPEAAVEPDENTQATTESAEPPAPADEVIGVRTGMFGVKGTGDTSGYGRLVRTINMPGSTPPPYGPVFDEIIAHLRLALAKGFEEAIEKIVVFRGELTLHVRREHLVRVAKTLRDNEALRFELCLGVSGAHYPEDTGRELHALYHLNSITHNRRVRLEVSAPDADPHIPSLYSVYPTNDWHERETYDFFGILFDGHPSLTRIAMPDDWRGHPQRKDYPLGGIPVEYKGARIPPPDERRSYS from the coding sequence ATGACCTTCGATGCACCCGCCGGCACGGAAAGCCCACCGGAGGCGGCCGTGGAACCTGACGAAAACACCCAGGCGACAACCGAATCCGCCGAGCCGCCAGCGCCCGCCGACGAAGTGATCGGCGTGCGCACCGGCATGTTCGGGGTCAAGGGCACCGGCGACACCTCCGGCTACGGCCGGTTGGTGCGCACCATCAACATGCCCGGCTCCACGCCTCCGCCCTACGGCCCCGTCTTCGACGAGATCATCGCGCACCTGCGCCTGGCGCTGGCCAAGGGATTCGAGGAGGCGATCGAGAAGATCGTCGTCTTCCGGGGTGAGCTGACCCTGCACGTGCGCCGTGAGCATCTGGTGCGGGTGGCGAAGACGTTGCGCGACAACGAAGCCCTGCGGTTCGAGCTGTGCCTGGGGGTGAGCGGGGCGCACTACCCCGAGGACACCGGGCGCGAACTGCACGCGCTGTATCACCTGAACTCCATCACCCACAACCGCCGGGTGCGGCTGGAAGTGTCTGCGCCGGACGCGGATCCGCACATTCCGTCGCTGTATTCGGTCTACCCGACCAACGACTGGCACGAGCGGGAGACCTACGACTTCTTCGGCATCCTGTTCGACGGTCACCCCTCGCTGACCCGTATCGCCATGCCCGACGACTGGCGTGGCCACCCGCAGCGCAAGGACTATCCGCTCGGCGGAATCCCGGTCGAATACAAGGGCGCGCGCATCCCGCCGCCCGATGAGCGGAGGTCGTACTCCTGA
- a CDS encoding NuoB/complex I 20 kDa subunit family protein: protein MGLEEKLPSGFLLSTVEDLAGYLRKSSLWPATFGLACCAIEMMATGGGRFDIARFGMEAFRASPRQADLMIVAGRVSQKMAPVLRQVYDQMTEPKWVLAMGVCASSGGMFNNYAIVQGVDHIVPVDIYLPGCPPRPEMLLNAILKLHEKIQEMPLGVNREEAVRAAEAAALASTPTIQLKGLLR, encoded by the coding sequence ATGGGTCTCGAGGAGAAACTGCCCAGCGGCTTTCTGCTGAGCACGGTGGAAGATTTGGCCGGCTATCTGCGCAAGAGTTCGCTGTGGCCGGCGACGTTCGGCTTGGCGTGCTGCGCGATCGAGATGATGGCCACGGGTGGCGGGCGATTCGATATCGCCCGCTTCGGTATGGAGGCGTTCCGCGCCTCCCCCCGCCAGGCCGATCTGATGATCGTGGCGGGCCGGGTGAGCCAGAAGATGGCCCCGGTGCTGCGCCAGGTCTACGACCAGATGACCGAACCGAAATGGGTGCTGGCCATGGGCGTCTGCGCATCCTCGGGCGGCATGTTCAACAACTACGCCATCGTGCAGGGCGTCGACCACATCGTGCCGGTCGACATCTACCTGCCCGGCTGCCCCCCGCGGCCGGAGATGCTGTTGAACGCGATCCTGAAGCTGCACGAGAAGATTCAGGAGATGCCGCTCGGCGTCAACCGCGAAGAAGCCGTGCGCGCCGCCGAGGCCGCCGCGCTCGCCAGCACCCCGACCATTCAGCTGAAGGGGCTGCTGCGATGA
- a CDS encoding NADH-quinone oxidoreductase subunit A yields MNIEVPTLVLGAVAAAFGVFSIFLAALIGPKRYNRAKLEAYECGIEPTPHAVGGGPGNAAGQRFPVKYYLTAMLFIIFDIEIVFLYPWAVHFDALGVFGLAAMALFVFNVSVAYAYEWRRGGLSWD; encoded by the coding sequence GTGAACATAGAAGTGCCGACCCTTGTCCTCGGCGCGGTCGCCGCCGCGTTCGGGGTGTTCTCGATTTTCCTGGCGGCCCTCATCGGCCCCAAACGCTACAACCGGGCCAAGCTCGAAGCCTATGAGTGCGGTATCGAACCGACCCCGCACGCCGTCGGCGGCGGGCCGGGAAATGCTGCCGGCCAACGCTTTCCGGTGAAGTACTACCTCACCGCCATGCTGTTCATCATCTTCGACATCGAGATCGTGTTCCTCTACCCGTGGGCCGTGCACTTCGATGCGCTCGGAGTGTTCGGACTGGCGGCGATGGCGTTGTTCGTCTTCAACGTCTCGGTCGCCTACGCCTACGAATGGCGGCGTGGCGGGCTCAGCTGGGATTGA
- a CDS encoding response regulator transcription factor: MRNVAADAKRPAAVRVLVYSNDADTRSQIMVALGRRPHPDLPPIEYHEVATGPVVVERMDAGGLDLLILDGESAPTGGLGLAKQLKDEIADCPPIVVVTGRPDDAWLANWSRAEAAVSHPIDPIRLTDAVLGVLGNSFAA, from the coding sequence ATGCGGAACGTGGCCGCCGATGCGAAACGTCCCGCCGCCGTGCGGGTCCTCGTCTACAGCAATGATGCCGATACCCGCAGCCAGATCATGGTGGCGCTGGGCAGACGACCGCACCCGGACCTGCCGCCCATCGAGTATCACGAGGTGGCGACCGGGCCGGTCGTGGTCGAGCGCATGGACGCCGGCGGCCTGGATCTGCTGATCCTCGACGGCGAATCGGCCCCCACGGGCGGGCTCGGCCTGGCCAAGCAGCTCAAGGACGAAATCGCCGACTGCCCACCGATTGTGGTGGTGACCGGTCGCCCCGACGATGCCTGGCTGGCGAACTGGTCGCGGGCCGAGGCCGCGGTCTCGCATCCCATCGACCCGATCCGCCTCACCGACGCCGTGCTCGGTGTGCTCGGTAATAGCTTCGCGGCCTGA
- a CDS encoding dihydrolipoyl dehydrogenase family protein translates to MPAESVDVVVVGMGPGGEDVATRLAKAGLSVVGVEGRLVGGECPYYACVPTKMMVRAAGALAEARRVGELAGTAAVQPDWGPVAARIRDEATDDWDDAAAVERFEKAGGRFVRGWGRISAPGEVTVATGDGERVFAAGRAIVLNPGTAPAIPSLDGLEGTPYWTNRDAVPATEVPESLIVLGGGPVGVEFAQIFARFGARVTVVGRLVPRDEPEAGRLLADVFAREGIEVRSGAHGTAVRYDGQEFALELDSGETVRAARLLVATGRRTDLAALGIGAVGLDENAKSIPVDNRMRAADGVWAIGDVTGAGAFTHVSMYQARIAAQDILGDGDEVAAYHAVPRVTFTDPEIGAVGMTEEQARAAGLNVRIGYTEVPASVRGWIHKTDNDGFIKVVEDAARGVLVGATSAGPQGGEVLSALAVAVHAEVPTATLRQMILAYPTFHRAVESALDSLTGS, encoded by the coding sequence ATGCCTGCCGAATCCGTGGACGTCGTGGTGGTCGGGATGGGCCCCGGCGGTGAGGACGTCGCCACCCGGCTGGCGAAGGCCGGACTGTCGGTGGTGGGTGTCGAGGGGCGGCTGGTCGGCGGCGAATGCCCCTACTACGCCTGTGTTCCCACCAAGATGATGGTGCGGGCCGCGGGTGCGCTGGCCGAGGCGCGGCGGGTCGGCGAACTCGCGGGAACCGCGGCGGTGCAGCCGGATTGGGGGCCGGTGGCGGCCCGGATCCGCGACGAGGCGACCGACGATTGGGACGATGCGGCGGCGGTGGAGCGCTTCGAGAAGGCGGGCGGGCGCTTCGTGCGCGGCTGGGGGCGGATCAGCGCTCCCGGTGAGGTGACGGTGGCGACCGGCGACGGCGAGCGAGTGTTCGCCGCCGGGCGGGCGATCGTGCTGAATCCGGGGACGGCTCCGGCGATTCCGTCGCTGGACGGGCTGGAAGGCACGCCGTACTGGACCAATCGGGACGCGGTGCCCGCTACCGAGGTGCCGGAGTCGTTGATCGTGCTCGGCGGCGGACCGGTCGGTGTGGAATTCGCGCAGATCTTCGCGCGGTTCGGGGCGCGGGTGACCGTCGTGGGACGGCTGGTGCCGCGAGACGAGCCGGAAGCCGGACGGTTGCTGGCGGACGTGTTCGCGCGCGAGGGCATCGAGGTGCGCAGCGGTGCGCATGGAACGGCGGTGCGCTACGACGGGCAGGAGTTCGCGCTCGAACTCGACAGTGGCGAGACCGTGCGGGCGGCACGGCTGCTGGTTGCGACGGGACGTCGGACCGATCTGGCGGCGTTGGGAATCGGGGCGGTCGGACTCGACGAGAACGCGAAGTCAATCCCCGTGGACAACCGGATGCGAGCCGCCGACGGCGTGTGGGCCATCGGAGACGTCACCGGAGCCGGGGCGTTCACGCACGTGTCGATGTATCAGGCGCGCATCGCGGCGCAGGACATTCTCGGCGACGGCGACGAGGTCGCCGCCTACCATGCGGTACCACGCGTGACCTTCACCGATCCGGAGATCGGGGCGGTCGGTATGACAGAGGAGCAGGCCCGCGCCGCCGGGCTGAACGTCCGGATCGGATACACCGAAGTGCCCGCCTCCGTACGTGGTTGGATCCACAAAACGGACAACGACGGGTTCATCAAAGTCGTCGAGGACGCCGCACGCGGGGTGCTCGTCGGCGCGACCTCGGCGGGGCCGCAGGGCGGCGAAGTATTGAGCGCGCTGGCTGTCGCCGTGCATGCCGAAGTCCCGACCGCGACGTTGCGGCAGATGATCCTCGCCTACCCGACCTTCCATCGCGCCGTCGAATCCGCGCTCGATTCCCTCACCGGAAGTTAG